In a single window of the Elaeis guineensis isolate ETL-2024a chromosome 6, EG11, whole genome shotgun sequence genome:
- the LOC105047760 gene encoding ADP,ATP carrier protein 1, chloroplastic: MEGVLQAKGLLALPLNPGSRARDLHPLCTSRTHLSRRNTKKAAAFPSAAALRIDNSHGSASKDSSLRFSGPREAEELLLSTEYRSAGHGFSKKTKNLQICRAEAAISTDGGGLIGSGEKRKFLGVEVSTLKKVIPLGLMFFCILFNYTILRDTKDVLVVTAEGSSAEIIPFLKTWVNLPLAVGFMLLYTKLSNMLSKEALFYTVIFPFIAFFGAFAFVLYPLRNVIHPTALADRLLTALGPSFLGPVAILRIWSFCLFYVMAELWGSVVISVLFWGFANQITTVEEAKEFYPLFGLGANVALIFSGRTVKYFSNMRKNLGPGVDGWAISLKGMMSIVVLLGLLICAIYWGVNTFVVNDPSVPRSIRKKKEKPKLGMGESLKFLLSSRYVRDLATLVVAYGISINLVEVTWKSKLKAQFPSPNEYSSFMGDFSTATGIATFTMMLLGRVILRKFGWGVAAMITPTVLLLTGVGFFSLLLFGETLTPLLGKLGMTPLIAAVYVGALQNIFSKSSKYSLFDPCKEMAYIPLDEDMKVKGKAAIDVVCNPLGKSGGALIQQFMILTFGSLANSTPYLGGILLAIVLAWLGAAKSLDSQFSSLAKEELEKEKRLKEKAEESVLKMSKEGTDGSVGNIKVQRIENVSVHESLASEKTSNGSSLKPKFAAEFEGSPESSTPRIQ, encoded by the exons ATGGAGGGAGTTCTACAAGCCAAAGGCCTCCTCGCCCTCCCCCTAAACCCCGGATCCCGAGCCAGAGACCTCCACCCTCTATGTACCTCCAGAACCCATCTTTCCAGGAGAAACACCAAGAAAGCCGCCGCCTTTCCCTCGGCGGCGGCGCTCCGAATAGATAACTCCCATGGCTCCGCCAGCAAAGACAGCAGTCTCCGGTTTTCCGGTCCCAGAGAAGCCGAAGAATTGCTCCTCTCTACCGAATACCGGAGCGCGGGACATGGCTTCTCCAAGAAAACGAAGAACCTCCAGATTTGTCGAGCTGAAGCCGCGATTTCGACCGATGGAGGCGGCTTGATCGGGAGCGGAGAGAAGCGCAAGTTCTTGGGCGTGGAGGTCTCGACGCTGAAGAAGGTTATTCCCCTGGGGCTCATGTTCTTCTGTATCCTTTTCAACTATACCATTCTGAGGGACACCAAGGACGTGCTGGTGGTGACCGCTGAAGGGAGCAGCGCCGAGATTATACCCTTCTTGAAGACGTGGGTGAACTTGCCCTTGGCAGTGGGGTTCATGCTCCTTTACACCAAGCTCTCAAATATGCTGTCGAAGGAGGCTCTTTTTTACACCGTTATATTCCCCTTCATCGCCTTCTTTGGGGCCTTCGCCTTTGTTTTGTATCCTCTCAGGAATGTCATCCACCCCACCGCGCTGGCCGACAGGCTGCTTACTGCGCTCGGGCCGAGCTTCCTTGGGCCGGTTGCGATTCTGAGGATTTGGAGCTTCTGCTTGTTTTATGTCATGGCGGAGCTGTGGGGGAGTGTGGTGATCTCGGTTCTGTTCTGGGGTTTTGCCAATCAG ATTACAACTGTTGAGGAAGCCAAAGAATTCTATCCTCTGTTTGGCCTTGGAGCTAATGTTGCTCTAATCTTCTCTGGACGCACGGTAAAGTACTTCTCTAACATGCGGAAGAATTTGGGTCCTGGGGTTGATGGTTGGGCCATATCTCTAAAGGGAATGATGAGCATTGTGGTGCTTCTTGGTCTTCTTATCTGTGCTATCTATTGGGGGGTGAACACTTTTGTTGTTAATGACCCCTCTGTTCCAAGATCTATTCGCAAGAAGAAG GAAAAACCAAAACTAGGTATGGGAGAGAGCTTGAAGTTTTTgctttcttctagatatgtcagggaTCTTGCCACTTTGGTGGTCGCATATGGTATCAGTATTAATCTTGTTGAGGTCACATGGAAATCAAAGCTCAAAGCACAG TTTCCAAGTCCAAATGAGTACTCATCTTTTATGGGTGACTTTTCAACTGCCACTGGTATTGCGACTTTCACAATGATGTTGCTGGGACGGGTTATTCTAAGAAAATTTGGGTGGGGAGTTGCAGCCATGATCACTCCAACAGTTTTGCTGCTCACAGGAGTTGGATTCTTCTCTTTATTATTGTTTGGTGAGACATTGACTCCTTTACTGGGGAAGCTGGGTATGACCCCTCTAATTGCAGCTGTTTATGTGGGTGCATTACAAAATATCTTCAGTAAGAGCTCAAAGTACAGTTTATTTGATCCTTGCAAGGAAATGGCTTATATCCCGTTGGATGAAGACATGAAG GTAAAAGGGAAGGCAGCCATTGATGTTGTTTGCAACCCATTAGGAAAGTCAGGAGGTGCCTTGATCCAGCAATTTATGATTTTGACATTTGGGTCTCTTGCAAACTCGACTCCATACCTTGGAGGAATATTGCTAGCAATTGTTCTTGCATGGTTAGGCGCGGCAAAGTCGTTGGATTCCCAGTTCTCTTCCTTAGCTAAAGAAGAACTGGAAAAGGAAAAGAGGTTGAAAGAAAAGGCAGAAGAATCAGTGCTCAAGATGTCCAAAGAAGGCACTGATGGATCAGTGGGGAATATAAAGGTGCAGAGAATTGAAAATGTTTCTGTTCATGAAAGTTTGGCTAGTGAAAAGACATCAAATGGGTCATCTCTGAAACCAAAGTTTGCTGCCGAGTTTGAGGGTTCTCCAGAAAGCTCCACTCCTCGCATTCAATAA
- the LOC105047759 gene encoding uncharacterized protein: MDGNRGPTSTAVGFCLLPSELLHEIFCRLALPEVLRLKSVSRALGSLIAADEFRRLYDHRSGPGGGWVFVFKKRPPRDSILRGFNARSGRWFQIPVAGILAPPAVPPGEDLYFLAASGDFFLFASNGRRELVAVNIATRAVRRIPASPLGPRGTSSWRRSGLKLVSDPSGSDRFRFLFAEMEQDRPFLFEYCSETDAWHSHEARSADGEPARVPREGRICLSAVHFGSESVLLSAGGRSDGPVVFRPRFPAGLGPMTGDRLHVYGDGNVAVIRSRAMDEGGRVRVRVVTGVELWGMRLDGREWELVSRVAEEVIEGIRKPYGVMMGCLVERDGVVRLVLMSNCKGLWDIVWLSYDRFGKEWAWVPVPDCGTKGLNMAGIAFSTTFSKLWPSPPHYGLPI, encoded by the coding sequence ATGGACGGCAATCGCGGTCCGACGTCGACCGCCGTGGGGTTCTGCCTCCTTCCATCGGAGCTCCTTCACGAGATCTTCTGCCGCCTCGCCCTTCCGGAGGTCCTCCGCCTCAAATCCGTCTCCAGGGCCCTCGGTTCCCTCATCGCAGCCGACGAGTTCCGTCGCCTGTACGACCATCGCTCCGGCCCTGGCGGCGGCTGGGTCTTCGTCTTCAAGAAGCGACCCCCGCGCGACTCCATCCTCCGTGGCTTCAACGCCCGCTCCGGCCGCTGGTTCCAGATCCCGGTCGCCGGGATCCTCGCGCCGCCGGCCGTCCCGCCGGGGGAGGACCTTTACTTCCTCGCCGCCTCCGGGGACTTCTTCCTATTCGCCTCCAACGGCCGCCGGGAGCTCGTCGCCGTCAACATCGCCACCCGCGCCGTGCGGCGGATCCCGGCGAGCCCTCTCGGGCCACGTGGCACGTCATCGTGGCGGCGGTCGGGTTTGAAGCTGGTCTCCGACCCCTCCGGCTCGGACCGCTTCCGGTTTCTCTTCGCCGAGATGGAGCAGGACCGTCCCTTTCTCTTCGAATACTGCTCGGAAACCGACGCGTGGCATTCTCACGAGGCGAGATCGGCCGATGGGGAACCGGCACGTGTCCCGAGAGAGGGGAGGATATGCCTGAGCGCGGTCCACTTTGGAAGCGAGAGCGTGCTGTTATCCGCGGGCGGGAGAAGTGATGGGCCGGTGGTGTTCCGGCCGAGGTTCCCGGCAGGGTTGGGACCGATGACAGGCGATCGGCTGCACGTGTACGGCGACGGGAATGTGGCGGTGATCAGATCGAGGGCGATGGATGAGGGAGGGAGAGTGAGGGTGAGGGTAGTGACGGGGGTGGAGTTGTGGGGGATGAGGTTAGATGGGAGGGAGTGGGAGTTGGTGTCGAGGGTTGCAGAAGAGGTGATAGAGGGGATTAGGAAGCCATATGGGGTGATGATGGGATGTTTGGTGGAGAGGGATGGCGTGGTTAGGTTGGTGTTGATGTCAAACTGTAAGGGGTTGTGGGACATAGTATGGCTCTCCTATGATAGGTTTGGGAAGGAGTGGGCTTGGGTCCCCGTGCCTGATTGTGGAACCAAAGGCCTCAACATGGCCGGCATTGCCTTCTCCACTACCTTCTCCAAATTATGGCCTTCCCCACCCCACTACGGGCTACCGATCTAA